Proteins from a genomic interval of Lysobacter stagni:
- the gshB gene encoding glutathione synthase produces the protein MPLDIVVVMDPIGSIKIAKDSTFAMLLEGQRRGHRLWYVRPGGLSVRDGAAEALAAPLQVRDDKNGWFELDAFQTLHFGPGQVVLMRKDPPVDSEYIHDTQVLGLAQTAGALVVNDPQGLRDYNEKLAALLFPQCCPPTVVSRDAATLKAFVAEHGEAVLKPLDGMGGRSIFRARAGEANLNVILETLTQGGHSLAMAQRYLPEISDGDKRILLVDGEPVDYCLARIPQGDEFRGNLAAGGRGEGRPLSERDRWIAAQVGPEMKRRGMLFVGLDVIGDYLTEVNVTSPTCIRELDAQFGINIASALFDAIEARMVAPATARTA, from the coding sequence ATGCCGCTCGACATCGTCGTCGTGATGGACCCCATCGGGTCGATCAAGATCGCCAAGGACTCGACCTTCGCCATGCTGCTGGAGGGACAGCGCCGTGGCCACCGGCTGTGGTACGTCCGGCCGGGCGGGCTGTCCGTGCGCGACGGCGCCGCCGAGGCGCTGGCCGCCCCGCTGCAGGTGCGCGACGACAAGAACGGCTGGTTCGAGCTGGACGCCTTCCAGACGCTGCACTTCGGCCCGGGCCAGGTCGTGCTGATGCGCAAGGACCCGCCGGTCGACAGCGAATACATCCACGACACGCAGGTGCTCGGCCTGGCGCAGACCGCCGGCGCGCTGGTCGTGAACGACCCGCAGGGCCTGCGCGACTACAACGAGAAACTCGCCGCGCTGCTGTTCCCGCAGTGCTGTCCGCCGACGGTGGTGAGCCGTGACGCGGCCACGCTCAAGGCATTCGTCGCCGAACACGGCGAAGCGGTGCTCAAGCCGCTGGACGGCATGGGCGGCCGTTCGATCTTCCGCGCGCGTGCCGGCGAAGCCAACCTCAACGTGATCCTGGAAACGCTGACGCAGGGCGGCCACAGCCTCGCGATGGCGCAGCGCTACCTGCCGGAGATCAGCGACGGCGACAAGCGCATCCTGCTGGTCGATGGCGAACCGGTGGACTACTGCCTGGCGCGCATTCCGCAGGGCGACGAATTCCGCGGCAACCTCGCCGCCGGCGGTCGCGGCGAAGGTCGTCCGCTGAGCGAGCGCGACCGCTGGATCGCCGCACAGGTGGGCCCGGAGATGAAGCGCCGCGGCATGCTGTTCGTCGGCCTGGACGTGATCGGCGACTACCTCACCGAAGTCAACGTCACCAGCCCCACCTGCATCCGCGAACTGGACGCGCAGTTCGGCATCAACATCGCCTCGGCCCTGTTCGACGCGATCGAAGCGCGCATGGTCGCGCCCGCCACCGCACGCACCGCATGA
- the pilG gene encoding twitching motility response regulator PilG, whose product MLDEVRNGSLGGLKVMVIDDSKTIRRTAETLLKREGCEVVTATDGFEALAKIADQQPQIIFVDIMMPRLDGYQTCALIKNNHLFKGTPVIMLSSKDGLFDKARGRIVGSEQYLTKPFTREELLDAIRTHVNA is encoded by the coding sequence ATGCTAGACGAGGTCCGCAACGGCAGCCTCGGCGGTCTCAAGGTCATGGTGATTGACGACTCCAAGACCATCCGCCGAACCGCCGAGACGTTGCTCAAGCGCGAAGGCTGTGAGGTGGTTACCGCCACCGACGGCTTCGAAGCGCTGGCGAAGATCGCCGATCAACAGCCGCAGATCATCTTCGTGGACATCATGATGCCGCGGCTGGATGGCTATCAGACCTGCGCGCTGATCAAGAACAACCATCTTTTCAAGGGTACGCCGGTCATCATGCTGTCCTCCAAGGACGGTCTGTTCGACAAGGCCCGTGGCCGCATCGTCGGCTCCGAGCAGTACCTGACGAAACCATTCACACGCGAAGAACTGCTCGACGCGATCCGCACGCACGTAAACGCCTGA
- a CDS encoding response regulator transcription factor, producing MARILLIEDSPTDTAVLTQLLERNGHQVLASGNAEDGIETCKREQPDLVMMDVVLPGMNGFQATRALSRDAATSTIPVLIVSTKGMDTDKAWGMRQGARDYIVKPPREDELIARINALLGA from the coding sequence ATGGCACGTATTCTTCTGATCGAGGATTCGCCGACCGATACGGCGGTCCTGACCCAGCTCCTCGAGCGCAACGGTCACCAGGTCCTGGCCTCCGGCAATGCCGAGGACGGTATCGAGACCTGCAAGCGCGAGCAGCCCGACCTGGTGATGATGGACGTCGTGCTCCCGGGCATGAACGGGTTCCAGGCCACGCGTGCGCTCTCGCGCGATGCGGCCACCAGCACCATTCCGGTGCTGATCGTCAGCACCAAGGGCATGGACACCGACAAGGCCTGGGGCATGCGCCAGGGCGCGCGGGACTACATCGTCAAGCCGCCGCGCGAGGACGAACTGATCGCGCGCATCAACGCGCTGCTGGGTGCCTGA
- a CDS encoding chemotaxis protein CheW has translation MQSPFDVLVDYERRSLAHVVGLPEQLDAPGLWRGVGYRIGARRLASGFGEVLEILPLPQVTQVPGAQPWLLGLANVRGNLLPIVDLKQFLEGERTVLHESQRILLVRQPGGDVAVLIDELYGQRSFNEQHRVELESDPSDDSALTALSQGRYANFVERAYRLEPHTWGIFSLDRLARTPEFRQAASEMPHRISSTTSEVEP, from the coding sequence TTGCAGTCGCCGTTCGACGTGCTGGTGGACTACGAGCGCCGCAGTTTGGCGCACGTGGTCGGCCTGCCCGAGCAGCTCGACGCGCCCGGTCTGTGGCGCGGCGTGGGCTACCGCATCGGCGCACGCCGGCTCGCATCGGGCTTCGGCGAGGTGCTGGAAATCCTGCCGTTGCCGCAGGTCACGCAGGTGCCGGGCGCACAGCCCTGGTTGCTGGGCCTGGCCAACGTCCGCGGCAACCTGCTGCCCATCGTCGACCTCAAGCAGTTCCTGGAGGGCGAGCGCACCGTTCTGCACGAGAGCCAGCGCATCCTGCTCGTCCGCCAGCCCGGCGGCGACGTGGCGGTGCTGATCGACGAGCTCTACGGCCAGCGCAGCTTCAACGAGCAGCACCGCGTCGAACTGGAGTCCGACCCGTCGGACGACAGCGCGCTGACAGCGCTCAGCCAGGGGCGTTACGCCAATTTCGTCGAGCGCGCCTACCGCCTCGAACCACACACGTGGGGCATCTTCAGCCTGGATCGGCTGGCCCGCACGCCCGAATTCCGCCAGGCGGCTTCCGAGATGCCGCATCGCATTAGCAGCACTACTTCCGAGGTCGAACCATGA
- a CDS encoding methyl-accepting chemotaxis protein — translation MSTVMDSAAGKGRSLGANTWLVVLGVSLLIVGLNTGYATWKAARLGGASSSASDLQVNSQKLAVQGQEAVSGDAASFAAFKETRNQIVKDVQQLNANFGDTTGVSGPIRTVSDTWGPLGKSADQVLASEKAVLALAGNADSFTSRVPQLQARLDELVRAMSASGSPSSQVYIALRQVVLSGTMSRRITEIRAGGSGAALAGEALGRDAAVFGNVLTGLRKGDAAFGVTPLGNSNALNALGQAETLWLEMKKDLDAILSSSQNLFAAQAAAESITGGSNKLLTDSQALFQAFTAFGSLKDTSLLGNLWVSMISGAITVIAILFLIVSINRTNRQRYLTTKELNDRNQEAIMRLLDEMGSLAEGDLTVKATVTEDMTGAIADSINFAVEQLRSLVQTITDTSVQVAASAQETQATAMHLAEAAEHQAQEINSASSRISEIAASINQVSRNSAESADVAQRSVQIATKGAGVVRQTIAGMDSIRDQIQETSKRIKRLGESSQEIGSIVELINDISEQTNILALNAAIQAASAGEAGRGFAVVADEVQRLAERASNATKRIETLVQTIQSDTNEAVSSMEQTTSEVVAGARLAEDAGTALGEIEKVSSDLSNLIQGISSAAQQQSSAASNITATMNTIQSITAQTSQGANQTAASIGNLAQLAADLRRSVADFKLPA, via the coding sequence ATGAGCACTGTTATGGATAGCGCTGCCGGCAAGGGCCGCAGCCTTGGCGCCAACACCTGGCTGGTCGTGCTGGGCGTCTCGTTGCTTATCGTCGGCCTCAACACCGGTTACGCGACCTGGAAGGCGGCGCGCCTCGGTGGCGCCAGCTCGTCCGCCTCGGACCTGCAGGTGAACTCGCAGAAGCTCGCGGTGCAGGGCCAGGAGGCCGTCAGCGGCGACGCCGCCTCGTTCGCCGCGTTCAAGGAAACGCGCAACCAGATCGTCAAGGACGTCCAGCAGCTCAACGCCAACTTCGGCGACACCACGGGCGTCTCCGGTCCGATCCGGACCGTGTCCGACACCTGGGGCCCGCTGGGCAAGAGCGCCGACCAGGTGCTCGCCTCCGAGAAGGCCGTGCTGGCCCTGGCCGGCAACGCCGACAGCTTCACCAGCCGCGTGCCGCAGCTGCAGGCGCGCCTGGACGAACTGGTCCGCGCGATGTCGGCTTCCGGTTCGCCGTCCTCGCAGGTCTACATCGCGCTGCGCCAGGTCGTGCTCTCGGGAACCATGTCCCGCCGCATCACGGAAATCCGCGCCGGCGGCAGCGGTGCCGCGCTCGCCGGTGAAGCGCTGGGCCGCGACGCCGCGGTGTTCGGCAACGTGCTGACGGGCCTGCGCAAGGGCGACGCCGCGTTCGGCGTGACCCCGCTGGGCAACAGCAACGCACTTAACGCCCTCGGCCAGGCCGAGACCCTGTGGCTGGAGATGAAGAAGGACCTGGACGCGATCCTGTCCTCGTCGCAGAACCTGTTCGCCGCGCAGGCCGCGGCTGAATCGATCACCGGCGGCTCCAACAAGCTGCTGACCGACAGCCAGGCGCTGTTCCAGGCGTTCACGGCCTTCGGCTCGCTGAAGGACACCAGCCTGCTGGGCAACCTGTGGGTCTCGATGATCTCCGGTGCCATCACGGTCATCGCGATTCTGTTCTTGATCGTGTCGATCAACCGCACCAACCGCCAGCGCTACCTGACCACGAAGGAACTCAACGACCGTAACCAGGAGGCGATCATGCGCCTGCTGGACGAAATGGGTTCGCTCGCAGAAGGCGACCTGACCGTGAAGGCGACCGTGACCGAGGACATGACCGGCGCGATCGCGGACTCGATCAACTTCGCCGTCGAACAGCTGCGCAGCCTGGTGCAGACGATTACCGACACGTCGGTGCAGGTCGCCGCCAGCGCACAGGAAACGCAGGCCACCGCCATGCACCTGGCCGAGGCCGCCGAACACCAGGCGCAGGAAATCAACTCCGCCTCCAGCCGTATCAGCGAAATCGCGGCCTCGATCAACCAGGTGTCGCGCAACTCGGCCGAATCGGCGGACGTGGCGCAGCGCTCGGTGCAGATCGCGACCAAGGGTGCGGGCGTCGTGCGCCAGACGATCGCGGGCATGGACAGCATTCGCGACCAGATCCAGGAAACCTCGAAGCGAATCAAGCGACTGGGTGAGTCGTCGCAGGAAATCGGCTCGATCGTGGAACTGATCAACGACATCTCGGAACAGACGAACATCCTGGCGCTGAACGCCGCAATTCAGGCGGCCTCGGCAGGTGAAGCGGGCCGCGGCTTCGCGGTCGTGGCCGACGAAGTGCAGCGACTCGCAGAACGCGCGTCCAACGCGACGAAGCGAATCGAAACGCTGGTCCAGACGATTCAGTCCGACACCAACGAAGCGGTGTCCTCGATGGAACAGACGACCTCGGAAGTGGTCGCCGGTGCACGACTGGCCGAAGACGCGGGCACGGCGCTGGGCGAGATCGAAAAGGTGTCGTCCGACCTGTCCAACCTCATTCAGGGCATCTCGAGCGCGGCGCAGCAGCAGTCCAGCGCGGCATCGAACATCACCGCGACGATGAACACCATCCAGTCGATTACCGCGCAGACCTCGCAGGGTGCGAACCAGACGGCGGCATCGATTGGAAACCTGGCGCAACTGGCCGCCGACCTTCGCCGCTCGGTCGCCGACTTCAAGCTGCCGGCCTGA
- a CDS encoding Hpt domain-containing protein, whose product MTVMREAIDTTTLGWIKPELDETLRLAQQEIEAYAENPADVSRMRHCADQLHQVHGTLRMVELYAPAMVAEEMERLALALQQGKVADRDEACAALMRGVVLLPDYLERLQGGHRDIPIVLLPLLNELRATRGEAGLNESVLFSPDLDRPLPANLPSSAAMRGAASANLAALRDALANWPEEGTPTQTEKLAGAIDGLLGEVVLEPVRRMLWVASSVAGALRDGALPPTRALRQAFGGVEREARLMLSDDGFGAHRGEPAAEPTRQLLYHVAHSDGRHPALDDLRHTFELAAHLPSESELEHARGSLSGRNRALLDTVAAAIKEDLLRVKDALDLHLRTGQTDVAQLKPQVEALGRVSDTLGMMGLGVARTVVLQQRDAMHDITSGKRPADEGALLDVAGALLYVDASLDDQVSRLGLPDDRAEDEMLAGEARKVLDVLVREAIANFGDARQAFVAFVETNWDHAELAEVPRVLDEVSGALRMLELPQPADYLTGVKRYTEVELIGRKRVPNGQQLDTLADALASLEYYLEALREQRPNRNNILDITRQSLETLRYWPLPEFDIAATMAPTSPISREDLAKVPDFELTDEITLDGAVKSAAFDAALPASVAAPVAPAAPAPVAPPAPAPTPVAVATTPQQIAAGGFEHSDDIDDEIREVFLEELDEEIRHLGDLLPVWHEAPEDSERLRPIRRVFHTLKGSGRLVGAKTLGEFSWKIENLLNRVLDGTRPASPAVIGLVGHAYTALPQLHAALRNEGAITADLAAMESHADRLAEGDETHYVPSERKPVEAAAPVVAVVEPIVAADLTLEAVNLDILDAASIDEGFEVEEISFEDVPEPIAFDASSLVEEGMPASVDSVLLEILDAEVSGHLATIEEWLAMPEPRAVDDGLQRAFHTLNGAFAMTEVPVITEITGPTEVYVKRLLASGQPASAEGVAAMTDVADAIRRTLATLKTPAPRIPAFEGLAERMRALRDSLPDARQAMPVDIDAEPAIAYTAIDLSQFTDLAEDIGPDIEDPSHAARVEAELSEARRIEAEREAIEVANAERIDVERVEAERFALEEQQREAERLALLRREEEARAQAERLEAERLEAQRLEAERAQAERLAAERAAAELAQAQRLEADRAQAELAQASERAEAERRAAAEQAAAAQRAEAARLEQQRIEAELLEAERLATERLEAERLEAARLVEEEQEYARLEAQYAEADRAAREQQATIETAPVGHATFAELPSANDLPEVEEVAYAPAAPSVDEQEPAVAALIAQALATAEDPDEALDLSELDPELVDIFVEEASDLLDHSDGLLAQLREAPTERESLVGLQRDLHTIKGGARMAGIMAVGELGHAMESLLEAVVENRCELGRDGVPLLERGFDRLHAMVTRVGERRAIAMPDALIAEFDARSRGETTLKAIASMAAAPVVAKPAVKPAAKPAAEAPAHADVPHAELRPLSAPISDQPAADEDDIGVRAPQEQVRIRADLLDRLVNYAGEVAIYRARLEQQLGAFRGAIAEMAATNTRMRDQLRRLEIETEAQIVARYQREGDDGEQAFDPLELDQFSTLQQLSRALAESAADQTSLQTTLDDLTRQYETLLLQQSRVSSELQEGLMRTRMVPFDGLLPRLRRVVRQASGELGKHVALKLDGTQGELDRNVLERMTAPLEHMLRNAVAHGLETPDKRKKAGKSEEGTIRIAVRREGSEVVLEVGDDGAGLNRDAILNRGRERGLVPDGATLSDAAIDALILEPGFSTAESVSRLAGRGVGMDVVASEVRQLGGTLDIASVPGKGVTFTLRLPQTLAVTQAVFVRIGETTFAVPIASVRGVGRIARDRLDMVDATYRYGGEDYAVHDLGTLVGHGTAKAEGALQMPLLMIRSGDLRAAVCVDQVIGNREIVVKPVGPQVASVPGIFGATIMGDGRVVVILDVAPLVRRQALLPRDHVAVPEVPVETRRVPLVMVVDDSVTMRKVTGRVLERHNFEVLTAKDGIDALERMAERVPDLMLLDIEMPRMDGYELATAMKGDSRLRGVPIVMITSRTGDKHRQRAFEIGVERYLGKPYQEPELIRNVYELLGIEAGATRNE is encoded by the coding sequence ATGACCGTGATGCGAGAGGCGATCGACACCACCACGCTGGGCTGGATCAAGCCCGAGCTGGACGAGACATTGCGCCTGGCACAGCAGGAGATCGAGGCATACGCCGAGAATCCCGCCGACGTCAGCCGCATGCGCCACTGCGCCGACCAGTTGCACCAGGTGCACGGCACGCTGCGCATGGTCGAGCTCTATGCCCCGGCGATGGTCGCCGAGGAAATGGAGCGCCTGGCGCTCGCGCTGCAGCAGGGCAAAGTCGCCGATCGCGACGAAGCCTGCGCGGCGCTGATGCGCGGCGTGGTGCTGCTGCCGGACTATCTGGAACGCCTGCAGGGCGGCCATCGCGACATTCCGATCGTGCTGCTGCCGCTGCTCAACGAGCTGCGTGCCACGCGCGGCGAAGCGGGGCTCAACGAAAGCGTCCTGTTCTCGCCGGACCTGGACCGTCCGCTGCCTGCCAACCTGCCCAGTTCGGCGGCGATGCGCGGTGCCGCGTCGGCCAACCTGGCCGCGCTGCGCGATGCACTGGCGAACTGGCCTGAAGAGGGCACGCCGACCCAGACCGAGAAGCTCGCCGGCGCCATCGACGGCCTGCTCGGCGAAGTCGTGCTGGAACCCGTGCGCCGCATGCTGTGGGTGGCCTCGTCGGTCGCCGGCGCGCTGCGCGATGGCGCACTGCCGCCCACGCGCGCGCTGCGCCAGGCCTTCGGCGGCGTGGAGCGTGAAGCCCGCCTGATGCTGTCCGACGACGGCTTCGGCGCGCACCGCGGCGAGCCCGCCGCGGAACCCACCCGCCAGCTGCTCTACCACGTCGCACACAGCGACGGGCGCCATCCGGCGCTTGACGACCTGCGCCACACCTTCGAACTCGCCGCGCACCTGCCCAGCGAGTCCGAGCTCGAACACGCCCGCGGCTCGCTCAGCGGCCGCAACCGCGCGTTGCTCGATACCGTGGCCGCAGCGATCAAGGAAGACCTGCTGCGCGTGAAGGACGCGCTGGACCTGCACCTGCGCACCGGCCAGACCGACGTGGCGCAACTCAAGCCGCAGGTGGAAGCCCTCGGCCGCGTCAGCGACACGCTGGGCATGATGGGCCTGGGCGTCGCACGCACCGTGGTGCTGCAGCAACGCGATGCGATGCACGACATCACCTCGGGCAAGCGTCCGGCCGATGAGGGCGCGCTGCTCGATGTCGCCGGCGCGCTGCTCTACGTCGACGCCTCGCTGGACGACCAGGTCTCGCGCCTGGGCCTGCCCGACGACCGTGCGGAAGACGAAATGCTGGCCGGCGAGGCCCGCAAGGTTCTGGACGTGCTGGTGCGCGAGGCCATCGCCAACTTCGGCGATGCCCGCCAGGCCTTCGTGGCCTTCGTGGAAACCAACTGGGATCACGCCGAGCTGGCCGAAGTCCCGCGCGTGCTGGACGAAGTGTCCGGCGCGCTGCGCATGCTCGAGCTGCCACAGCCGGCCGATTACCTCACCGGTGTCAAGCGCTACACCGAGGTCGAGCTGATCGGCCGCAAGCGTGTGCCCAACGGCCAGCAGCTGGACACGCTGGCCGATGCGCTCGCCAGCCTGGAGTACTACCTGGAAGCGCTGCGCGAGCAGCGCCCCAACCGCAACAACATCCTGGACATCACGCGCCAGAGCCTGGAAACGCTGCGTTACTGGCCGCTGCCGGAATTCGACATCGCCGCCACGATGGCGCCGACCTCGCCGATCAGCCGCGAAGACCTGGCCAAGGTGCCGGACTTCGAACTGACCGACGAGATCACGCTCGACGGCGCGGTGAAGTCGGCCGCGTTCGACGCGGCACTCCCGGCATCCGTCGCGGCACCGGTCGCGCCCGCCGCGCCGGCGCCCGTCGCACCGCCTGCACCCGCGCCCACTCCGGTCGCCGTGGCGACCACGCCGCAGCAGATCGCGGCCGGTGGCTTCGAACACAGCGACGACATCGACGACGAGATCCGCGAGGTGTTCCTCGAGGAGCTCGACGAGGAGATCCGTCACCTCGGCGACCTGTTGCCGGTATGGCACGAGGCGCCGGAGGACAGCGAGCGCCTGCGTCCGATCCGTCGCGTCTTCCACACCCTCAAGGGCTCGGGTCGCCTCGTCGGCGCCAAGACCCTTGGCGAGTTCAGCTGGAAGATCGAGAACCTGCTCAACCGCGTGCTCGACGGCACGCGTCCGGCCAGCCCGGCCGTGATCGGCCTGGTCGGCCACGCGTACACCGCGCTGCCGCAACTGCACGCCGCGCTGCGCAACGAAGGCGCGATCACCGCCGACCTGGCGGCGATGGAAAGCCACGCCGATCGCCTCGCCGAAGGCGACGAAACGCATTACGTTCCCAGCGAGCGCAAGCCGGTGGAAGCCGCCGCGCCCGTCGTTGCGGTGGTGGAGCCGATCGTCGCCGCGGACCTCACGCTCGAGGCGGTCAACCTCGACATCCTCGACGCCGCATCGATCGACGAAGGCTTCGAGGTCGAGGAAATCAGCTTCGAGGACGTGCCCGAACCGATCGCGTTCGACGCCTCGTCCCTGGTCGAAGAGGGCATGCCCGCCTCGGTCGACTCGGTCCTGCTGGAAATCCTCGACGCCGAAGTCAGCGGCCACCTGGCGACCATCGAGGAATGGCTCGCCATGCCGGAGCCGCGCGCCGTCGACGACGGCCTGCAGCGCGCGTTCCACACGCTCAACGGCGCCTTCGCGATGACCGAAGTGCCGGTGATCACCGAGATCACCGGACCGACCGAGGTCTACGTCAAGCGCCTGCTCGCCTCCGGCCAGCCGGCCAGCGCCGAAGGCGTGGCCGCGATGACGGACGTCGCCGACGCGATCCGCCGCACGCTGGCAACGCTCAAGACCCCGGCGCCGCGCATCCCGGCCTTCGAGGGCCTGGCCGAGCGCATGCGCGCCCTGCGCGACAGCCTGCCGGATGCCCGTCAGGCCATGCCGGTCGACATCGACGCCGAACCGGCGATCGCCTACACCGCCATCGACCTCAGCCAGTTCACCGATCTGGCCGAGGACATCGGTCCCGACATCGAGGATCCCTCGCACGCCGCGCGCGTCGAGGCGGAGCTGTCCGAAGCACGTCGCATCGAAGCCGAACGCGAGGCGATCGAAGTCGCCAACGCCGAACGCATCGATGTCGAACGCGTGGAAGCCGAGCGTTTCGCGCTGGAAGAACAGCAGCGCGAAGCCGAACGTCTCGCGCTGCTCAGGCGCGAGGAAGAGGCCCGCGCGCAGGCCGAACGCCTGGAGGCCGAACGTCTCGAAGCCCAGCGCCTGGAAGCCGAACGTGCGCAGGCCGAGCGCCTGGCCGCGGAACGTGCAGCCGCCGAGCTTGCCCAGGCGCAGCGTCTGGAAGCGGACCGCGCGCAGGCCGAACTCGCACAGGCCTCCGAACGCGCCGAAGCCGAACGCCGTGCTGCCGCCGAGCAGGCCGCCGCCGCGCAGCGCGCCGAAGCCGCGCGTTTGGAGCAGCAGCGCATCGAAGCGGAGCTGCTGGAAGCCGAACGCCTGGCCACCGAGCGTCTGGAGGCCGAACGCCTCGAAGCCGCGCGCCTGGTCGAAGAGGAGCAGGAATACGCGCGCCTCGAGGCCCAGTACGCCGAAGCCGACCGTGCGGCCCGCGAACAGCAGGCGACGATCGAAACCGCTCCGGTAGGCCACGCGACCTTCGCCGAACTGCCCAGCGCCAACGATCTGCCGGAGGTGGAGGAGGTCGCGTACGCGCCCGCCGCGCCGTCCGTGGACGAGCAGGAGCCGGCTGTTGCCGCGCTCATCGCGCAGGCGCTGGCCACCGCCGAGGATCCGGACGAAGCGCTCGACCTGAGCGAACTCGACCCGGAACTGGTCGACATCTTCGTCGAGGAAGCCAGCGACCTGCTGGATCATTCCGACGGCCTGCTCGCGCAGCTGCGCGAGGCGCCGACCGAGCGCGAATCGCTGGTCGGTCTGCAGCGCGACCTGCACACCATCAAGGGTGGCGCGCGCATGGCCGGCATCATGGCCGTGGGCGAACTCGGCCACGCCATGGAATCGCTGCTCGAAGCGGTGGTGGAAAACCGCTGCGAACTGGGCCGCGATGGCGTGCCGCTGCTGGAGCGCGGTTTCGACCGCCTGCATGCGATGGTCACCCGTGTCGGCGAACGCCGCGCGATCGCCATGCCCGATGCGCTCATCGCCGAGTTCGACGCGCGTTCGCGCGGCGAGACCACGCTCAAGGCCATCGCCTCGATGGCGGCCGCGCCGGTCGTCGCCAAGCCCGCGGTCAAGCCGGCAGCCAAGCCGGCGGCCGAAGCGCCCGCGCACGCGGATGTTCCGCATGCCGAGCTGCGTCCGCTGTCCGCGCCGATCAGCGACCAGCCGGCCGCCGACGAGGACGACATCGGTGTGCGTGCGCCGCAGGAACAGGTGCGCATCCGCGCCGACCTGCTCGACCGCCTCGTCAACTACGCCGGTGAAGTCGCGATCTATCGCGCCCGCCTGGAGCAGCAGCTGGGTGCGTTCCGTGGTGCGATCGCCGAAATGGCGGCCACCAACACCCGTATGCGCGACCAGCTGCGCCGACTGGAAATCGAAACCGAAGCGCAGATCGTCGCGCGTTACCAGCGCGAGGGCGACGACGGCGAGCAGGCATTCGATCCGCTCGAACTCGACCAGTTCTCCACGCTGCAGCAGCTGTCGCGTGCGCTCGCGGAATCCGCGGCCGACCAGACCAGCCTGCAGACCACGCTCGACGACCTGACGCGTCAGTACGAAACGCTGCTGCTGCAACAGTCGCGCGTGAGCTCGGAGCTGCAGGAAGGCCTCATGCGCACGCGCATGGTGCCGTTCGACGGCCTGCTGCCGCGCCTGCGCCGCGTCGTGCGCCAGGCCTCGGGCGAACTGGGCAAGCATGTCGCGCTGAAGCTCGACGGTACCCAGGGCGAACTCGACCGCAACGTGCTCGAGCGCATGACCGCGCCGCTGGAGCACATGCTCCGCAACGCCGTCGCGCACGGTCTGGAAACGCCGGACAAGCGCAAGAAGGCCGGCAAGTCCGAGGAAGGCACCATCCGGATCGCGGTGCGCCGCGAAGGTTCGGAAGTGGTGCTGGAAGTCGGCGACGACGGCGCTGGCCTGAACCGCGATGCCATCCTCAACCGCGGTCGCGAGCGCGGCCTGGTGCCGGACGGCGCCACGCTGTCCGACGCGGCCATCGACGCGCTGATCCTGGAACCGGGCTTCTCCACTGCCGAATCGGTCAGCCGACTGGCCGGCCGTGGCGTGGGCATGGACGTGGTCGCCAGCGAAGTCCGCCAGCTCGGCGGCACGCTGGACATCGCCTCCGTCCCCGGCAAGGGCGTCACCTTCACGCTGCGCCTGCCGCAGACGCTGGCGGTCACGCAGGCCGTGTTCGTGCGCATCGGCGAGACCACCTTCGCCGTGCCGATCGCATCGGTGCGCGGCGTGGGCCGCATCGCCCGCGATCGCCTGGACATGGTCGACGCGACCTACCGCTACGGCGGCGAGGACTACGCGGTGCACGACCTGGGCACGCTGGTCGGCCATGGCACCGCCAAGGCCGAAGGCGCGCTGCAGATGCCGCTGCTGATGATCCGTTCGGGTGACCTGCGCGCCGCCGTGTGCGTCGACCAGGTCATCGGCAACCGCGAAATCGTGGTGAAGCCGGTCGGTCCGCAGGTCGCATCGGTGCCGGGCATCTTCGGCGCCACCATCATGGGTGACGGTCGCGTCGTGGTGATCCTCGACGTCGCACCGCTGGTGCGTCGCCAGGCGCTGCTGCCGCGCGACCACGTCGCCGTGCCGGAAGTGCCGGTGGAAACCCGCCGCGTGCCGCTGGTCATGGTGGTCGACGACTCGGTCACCATGCGCAAGGTCACCGGCCGCGTGCTCGAGCGCCACAACTTCGAGGTGCTCACCGCGAAGGACGGCATCGACGCGCTGGAACGCATGGCCGAACGCGTGCCGGACCTGATGCTGCTCGACATCGAAATGCCGCGCATGGACGGTTACGAGCTGGCCACCGCAATGAAGGGCGACTCGCGTCTGCGCGGCGTGCCCATCGTGATGATCACCTCGCGTACCGGCGACAAGCATCGCCAGCGCGCGTTCGAGATCGGTGTCGAGCGTTACCTCGGCAAGCCGTACCAGGAACCGGAACTGATCCGCAACGTGTACGAACTGCTGGGCATCGAAGCAGGGGCCACGCGGAATGAGTGA